A single genomic interval of Streptococcus suis harbors:
- a CDS encoding SIS domain-containing protein encodes MVRSSGFVASEAHLRFMRLGVACEAVTEPDLMNWTNGTLDDTCLVFGFSLSGQTKTVINALAVAHSKGAKTVLLSSEKNYLTRFSEHVQIANERHLNYGTRISPQFPLCY; translated from the coding sequence ATGGTGAGGAGTAGTGGCTTTGTTGCTAGTGAAGCACATTTAAGATTTATGCGACTTGGAGTTGCATGCGAAGCAGTAACTGAACCTGACCTAATGAATTGGACAAATGGAACTTTGGATGACACTTGTTTAGTATTTGGTTTCTCATTATCGGGTCAAACGAAAACAGTAATAAATGCATTAGCAGTTGCTCATTCAAAAGGAGCAAAAACTGTTTTACTTTCATCAGAGAAAAATTATTTGACTAGATTCTCTGAGCATGTACAAATTGCAAATGAGAGACATCTAAATTATGGAACAAGAATATCACCTCAATTTCCTTTATGTTATTAG
- a CDS encoding DUF1576 domain-containing protein gives MFTDKRYYIVFLFIYTLIFSMLMPDSRYFFDNISLLLGEQTYLIHDFLETAGLSVTFFNVAMHFLIVYFLLKVYGKTNVTGLEFAALGTFIGHAFFGTHYLNVLPIIFGGLVYVSISRDREKSSQPVILFATGTAPLVSYLALGTGHTLDNFIISSLLGFVLGFLSLPLAEHFHDFHKGFSLYNFGFTTGIISMIALLILEYFGVGPPPVKIVLSEFSVYPIVYFLGILLFLVIYLFVHRKKIRYKNFKSLTNSKKNAPNDYLERFGLLTTLLNMFINGSIYLLILILVSGHLSGPILGGLINLLGFSAFGKNIKNCYPISIGIFIGAFLSQIQLSDLQFQLALLFSCGLAPISSKYGKKYGIIAGLIHLNMVIITFWLHKGLSLYNNGFSTVIVAAVLFQ, from the coding sequence ATGTTTACAGATAAAAGATATTACATTGTTTTTCTGTTTATATATACATTGATATTTTCAATGTTAATGCCGGATAGTAGATATTTTTTCGATAATATTAGTCTCCTTTTAGGTGAGCAAACGTATTTAATTCATGATTTCTTAGAAACTGCTGGACTATCAGTTACTTTTTTTAATGTCGCTATGCATTTCTTGATTGTGTATTTTTTGTTAAAAGTATATGGTAAAACTAATGTTACTGGTCTAGAATTTGCAGCATTAGGTACATTTATTGGCCACGCTTTTTTTGGCACGCATTATCTAAATGTTTTACCAATTATTTTTGGCGGGCTTGTATATGTTTCAATAAGCCGTGATAGAGAGAAGTCTTCTCAACCTGTAATATTGTTCGCGACAGGAACAGCACCGTTGGTTAGTTATTTAGCATTAGGAACAGGTCATACACTAGATAATTTTATCATTTCGAGTTTGTTAGGTTTTGTATTGGGATTTTTATCATTACCGCTCGCAGAACATTTCCATGATTTTCATAAGGGATTTTCACTTTACAATTTTGGTTTTACTACAGGTATAATTTCTATGATTGCATTGTTAATATTAGAGTATTTTGGTGTAGGACCTCCCCCGGTAAAAATTGTTCTTTCTGAATTTTCAGTATACCCTATTGTATATTTCTTAGGTATATTGCTATTTCTTGTTATCTATCTGTTTGTTCACAGAAAGAAAATACGTTATAAAAATTTTAAAAGTTTGACAAATAGTAAGAAGAATGCTCCGAATGATTACTTGGAAAGATTCGGTTTGTTAACAACTTTGTTGAATATGTTTATAAATGGTTCCATTTATTTATTAATATTGATTTTGGTTAGTGGTCATCTTTCGGGTCCAATATTAGGAGGGTTGATAAATTTATTGGGTTTCAGTGCTTTTGGAAAAAATATTAAAAATTGTTACCCAATTTCAATAGGGATATTTATAGGAGCATTTTTATCTCAAATCCAGTTGTCTGATTTACAATTTCAACTTGCATTACTTTTCAGCTGTGGTCTTGCTCCAATTTCAAGTAAATATGGAAAAAAATATGGAATAATAGCCGGCTTGATTCATTTGAATATGGTAATAATAACTTTTTGGCTACATAAAGGTTTATCACTGTATAATAATGGATTTTCTACGGTAATAGTTGCAGCAGTTTTATTCCAATAA
- a CDS encoding YkgJ family cysteine cluster protein — translation MTVDIERYKQLAQQKQGEHRKFLANLKKKAPKNLDRIVQDIHAEVFSEIDCTECANCCKTLGPLFTEADITRIAKHLRMKLPVFEDMYLRVDEDGDKVFQSMPCPFLGGDNLCSIYDARPKACREFPHTDRKKIYQINNLTIKNTLICPAAYLFVEKLRERI, via the coding sequence ATGACCGTCGACATTGAAAGATACAAGCAATTGGCCCAGCAGAAGCAAGGAGAACATCGAAAATTTCTAGCAAATTTGAAGAAAAAAGCACCTAAAAATTTGGATAGAATTGTTCAAGATATTCATGCCGAAGTATTTTCTGAAATCGACTGTACAGAGTGTGCCAACTGTTGTAAAACGTTGGGACCACTCTTTACAGAAGCAGATATTACCCGAATTGCCAAGCATTTACGCATGAAACTTCCAGTTTTTGAGGATATGTATTTGCGTGTGGATGAGGACGGAGATAAGGTATTTCAATCCATGCCCTGTCCCTTCCTTGGAGGCGATAATCTATGTAGTATCTATGACGCTCGTCCCAAAGCCTGTCGAGAATTTCCGCATACTGACCGCAAGAAGATTTATCAAATCAATAATTTAACAATAAAAAATACTCTGATTTGTCCCGCAGCCTATCTCTTTGTCGAAAAGTTACGGGAGAGAATTTAA
- a CDS encoding IS110 family transposase, which translates to MRAVFGIDVSKASSEVAILVNGEKVHGYTMSNDAIGFARLLGDLRTVHKPEIIFEATGVYSRRLQTFLEDNGYAYTRLNPLEAKKQLDSLRVRKTDQIDAEKLAQSQFVLNRKPTYVQEEVYQELRDLSRFYQNLTEDIVRAKNRLHKVLQVTFPEIETVLSKPTGEQYWNLVTAFPYKDFVLDLSKDELLESIRQSTSKRISDKRVAYLAEKLIALANQSYCAVKKTSPMLEEVRYYGKELLRLSEQRQTVLDQMVELAQPLPEYDILLSIPGIAETTATSIIGELGDIRRFQSANQINAFIGIDLRHYESGNFLAKEHITKRGNPYARKILFKCIHNIASASHTKPCHIADFYEKRKRQSQTTSTKPHTIASIHRLIRTMYYLITHNKLYDYTLTQNQ; encoded by the coding sequence ATGCGTGCAGTTTTTGGGATTGATGTGAGTAAGGCAAGTTCAGAAGTGGCCATTCTAGTCAATGGTGAGAAAGTTCATGGCTATACCATGTCCAATGACGCCATCGGCTTTGCTCGGCTACTTGGCGATTTGAGAACCGTCCATAAACCAGAAATCATCTTTGAAGCAACAGGTGTCTATTCTCGCCGTCTCCAAACTTTTCTAGAAGATAATGGCTATGCTTATACAAGGCTTAATCCCTTAGAAGCTAAGAAGCAACTGGATAGCTTGCGTGTGAGGAAAACAGATCAAATTGACGCTGAAAAACTGGCTCAATCTCAATTTGTGCTGAATCGTAAACCCACTTATGTCCAAGAAGAAGTCTATCAAGAACTGCGAGATTTAAGTCGCTTCTATCAGAACTTAACTGAGGACATCGTTCGAGCTAAAAACCGTCTGCACAAGGTCTTGCAAGTCACGTTTCCAGAGATAGAGACTGTCTTATCAAAGCCAACTGGGGAACAATACTGGAACTTAGTTACTGCGTTTCCTTACAAGGACTTCGTGCTTGATTTAAGCAAGGACGAACTCTTAGAGAGCATTCGTCAGTCCACCTCAAAACGGATTTCTGACAAGCGTGTGGCGTATTTAGCTGAGAAGCTGATAGCACTAGCTAATCAATCTTATTGTGCCGTCAAGAAAACCTCTCCAATGCTGGAAGAGGTTCGTTACTATGGAAAAGAATTGCTTCGGCTTTCTGAACAGAGACAAACTGTCCTAGACCAAATGGTGGAACTAGCTCAGCCATTACCTGAATATGACATTCTGCTCTCTATTCCTGGAATAGCTGAGACTACTGCAACAAGTATTATTGGTGAACTGGGAGATATTCGCCGTTTTCAGTCTGCCAACCAAATCAATGCCTTTATCGGTATTGATCTGAGACACTATGAATCTGGCAACTTCCTCGCTAAGGAACACATTACCAAGCGTGGCAATCCCTACGCTAGAAAGATTCTGTTCAAATGTATTCACAATATCGCTTCAGCCAGTCACACCAAGCCTTGCCATATCGCCGACTTTTATGAGAAACGAAAAAGACAATCGCAAACGACTTCTACGAAGCCACACACGATTGCCTCCATACATCGTCTCATTCGGACAATGTATTACCTCATAACGCATAACAAACTTTACGATTACACTTTAACCCAAAATCAGTAA
- the pyrF gene encoding orotidine-5'-phosphate decarboxylase: MKETRPIIALDFAGKEEVQSFLEQFPPDEKLYVKVGMELYYAEGPGIINYLKGCGHSIFLDLKLHDIPNTVESAMKVLAKLGVDMTNVHAAGGVEMMRAARRGLGKDAVLIAVTQLTSTSEEQMRTDQNIQTSLQEAVVHYAQRAQEAGLDGVVCSAHEVALIKDATSSDFVCLTPGIRPTGGEVGDQKRVMTPADAARIGSDYIVVGRPITKSEHPYQTYLSIKEEWNRG; this comes from the coding sequence ATGAAAGAAACAAGACCAATTATTGCCCTTGACTTTGCAGGTAAAGAAGAAGTCCAGTCTTTTCTGGAACAGTTCCCACCAGATGAGAAACTCTATGTAAAGGTTGGAATGGAGTTGTATTATGCGGAGGGACCAGGTATTATCAATTATTTGAAAGGCTGCGGTCACAGTATTTTTCTAGATTTGAAACTGCATGATATTCCTAATACCGTCGAGTCTGCTATGAAAGTCTTGGCAAAACTCGGTGTGGATATGACCAACGTTCACGCTGCTGGTGGTGTTGAGATGATGCGGGCCGCACGAAGGGGATTGGGTAAGGATGCTGTTTTAATAGCAGTCACTCAGTTGACCTCTACCTCAGAAGAGCAGATGAGAACGGACCAGAATATACAGACTAGTTTGCAGGAAGCGGTTGTTCACTATGCTCAAAGAGCACAAGAAGCTGGTCTTGATGGGGTGGTTTGTTCAGCGCATGAGGTGGCTTTGATTAAAGATGCTACGAGTTCTGATTTTGTGTGCCTGACGCCAGGAATTCGTCCGACTGGCGGTGAAGTAGGCGATCAGAAACGAGTTATGACACCAGCAGATGCTGCTCGAATCGGTAGTGATTATATCGTAGTAGGTCGCCCGATTACAAAATCAGAACATCCTTACCAGACCTATTTGTCTATTAAAGAGGAGTGGAATCGTGGATAA
- a CDS encoding dihydroorotate dehydrogenase, translating to MTKRLAISLPGLDLKNPIIPASGCFGFGQEYADYYDLNQLGSIMIKATTRHPRYGNATPRVAETPAGMLNAIGLQNPGVDVVLSEKLPWLEQHFPDLPIIANVAGFSNEEYAYVSGKISKAPNVKAIELNISCPNVDHGNNGLLIGQVPELAYQAVKAAVEASSVPVYVKLTPSVADITLLAKAAEDAGATGLTMINTLVGMRFNLKNRQPILANGTGGMSGPAVFPIALKLIRQVAQMTDLPIIGMGGVDTADKAIEMMVAGASAIGVGTANFTDPFACPKIIQDLPKRMEVYGIDSLEGLRREIRHSLGKR from the coding sequence ATGACAAAACGATTAGCCATTTCCTTGCCAGGCTTGGACTTGAAAAATCCCATCATTCCAGCCTCTGGCTGCTTCGGTTTTGGTCAGGAGTATGCGGATTATTATGACCTAAACCAGTTGGGCTCCATTATGATTAAGGCGACTACCCGTCATCCTCGTTATGGCAATGCGACTCCCCGTGTAGCAGAGACACCAGCAGGTATGCTCAATGCCATTGGACTTCAAAATCCGGGTGTTGATGTAGTCTTATCCGAAAAACTCCCATGGCTTGAGCAACATTTTCCAGACTTGCCTATCATTGCCAATGTGGCTGGTTTTTCCAATGAAGAATATGCCTATGTGTCAGGGAAAATTTCAAAGGCTCCGAACGTAAAAGCTATCGAGCTGAACATTTCCTGTCCCAATGTGGACCATGGCAACAATGGTTTGCTAATTGGTCAGGTGCCAGAATTAGCCTATCAAGCAGTAAAAGCAGCAGTCGAAGCCTCATCTGTACCTGTTTACGTTAAGTTGACACCAAGTGTGGCAGACATAACCCTGTTGGCCAAGGCTGCTGAGGATGCTGGAGCGACTGGCTTGACGATGATAAATACTTTGGTTGGTATGCGATTCAATCTTAAAAACCGCCAGCCAATCTTGGCAAATGGTACAGGAGGAATGTCAGGCCCAGCAGTTTTTCCGATTGCTCTCAAACTCATTCGTCAGGTTGCTCAGATGACTGATTTACCAATTATTGGTATGGGTGGTGTGGATACGGCGGACAAGGCTATAGAGATGATGGTTGCAGGAGCTTCAGCCATCGGGGTTGGAACGGCCAACTTTACAGACCCATTTGCTTGTCCAAAGATTATTCAAGACTTGCCAAAACGCATGGAAGTTTATGGTATTGATAGTTTGGAAGGTTTACGCCGAGAAATTAGACATAGCTTGGGTAAGCGTTGA
- a CDS encoding dihydroorotate dehydrogenase electron transfer subunit produces MTLKEQMLLVDQVQLAPRIFAMILQGDMVQDMKMGQFIHIRVPDDSMLLRRPISISEIDRNKSQCRIIYRVEGQGTEVFSKMTVGQYLDVMGPLGKGFEVAFLKPGDHILIIGGGIGVPPLVEVAKQAANRGAKVTSVIGFATKEAVILEEELAKYGQVYVTTDDGSYGRKGNVATVVEELTDEFVAIYSCGAPAMMNYVDQRFQDHPHAYISLEARMACGMGACYACVVKPKEGQEHENKRVCKEGPVFATGSLIL; encoded by the coding sequence ATGACTTTAAAAGAACAGATGTTACTGGTTGACCAAGTCCAACTTGCTCCACGTATATTTGCTATGATCTTGCAGGGTGATATGGTCCAAGATATGAAAATGGGTCAGTTTATCCATATTCGTGTCCCAGATGATTCCATGCTCTTGCGGAGACCAATATCTATTTCCGAGATTGATCGGAATAAGTCTCAATGTCGGATTATTTACCGAGTGGAAGGTCAGGGGACGGAAGTCTTTTCGAAAATGACTGTTGGGCAGTATTTGGATGTTATGGGACCGCTTGGGAAAGGGTTTGAAGTGGCTTTTCTCAAACCAGGTGACCATATTCTCATTATTGGCGGAGGAATCGGTGTTCCTCCCTTGGTAGAAGTGGCGAAACAGGCGGCGAACCGTGGCGCCAAAGTCACGTCAGTCATTGGCTTTGCCACCAAAGAGGCCGTCATTTTGGAAGAGGAACTAGCCAAGTATGGTCAAGTTTATGTCACAACGGATGATGGTTCCTATGGGCGTAAGGGGAATGTCGCAACGGTCGTTGAAGAGCTGACAGACGAGTTTGTAGCCATTTACTCATGTGGGGCGCCAGCTATGATGAATTACGTTGACCAACGTTTTCAGGACCATCCCCATGCCTACATTTCACTGGAGGCTAGGATGGCTTGCGGGATGGGGGCGTGCTATGCCTGTGTTGTCAAACCCAAAGAGGGACAAGAACACGAGAACAAGCGTGTCTGCAAGGAAGGTCCAGTCTTTGCGACTGGTAGTCTAATTTTGTAG
- a CDS encoding LysR family transcriptional regulator → MRIQQLYYIIKIAETGSMNEAAKQLFITQPSLSNAVRDLEKEMKIKIFFRNSKGITLTKDGMEFLSYARQIVEQTELLEDRYKNPNAKRQLFSVSSQHYAFVVNAFVSLLKETEMEDYELFLRETRTWEIIDDVKNFRSEIGVLFLNHFNRDVLLKLLDDNRLSYTTLFTAKPHVFVSKTNPLAQRKSITLDDLVDFPYLSYEQGIHNSFYFAEEILAQEHHKKSIVVSDRATLFNLLIGLDGYTIATGILNSNLNGDNIVSIPLEFDDEIELVYIQHEKALLSDMGEKFIDYLLEEVKFDKK, encoded by the coding sequence ATGAGAATCCAACAATTATACTATATTATCAAAATTGCAGAAACAGGTAGTATGAATGAGGCTGCCAAACAACTCTTCATTACCCAACCCAGCCTTTCCAACGCTGTACGAGACCTGGAAAAAGAAATGAAAATTAAAATCTTTTTCCGTAATTCTAAGGGCATTACCCTGACAAAGGATGGCATGGAGTTTCTTTCCTACGCTCGTCAAATTGTTGAACAGACCGAACTATTGGAAGACCGCTATAAAAATCCTAATGCAAAACGCCAACTCTTCAGCGTATCTTCCCAACACTATGCCTTTGTCGTCAACGCCTTTGTCTCACTTTTGAAAGAAACTGAGATGGAAGACTATGAACTCTTCCTACGTGAAACACGGACCTGGGAAATCATTGATGACGTTAAGAATTTCCGCTCAGAAATCGGAGTGCTTTTCCTCAACCATTTCAACCGTGATGTTCTGCTGAAACTTTTGGATGACAATCGACTATCCTATACAACTCTCTTCACTGCCAAACCACATGTATTTGTCAGCAAAACCAATCCTTTGGCACAAAGAAAGTCAATCACTCTCGATGATTTGGTAGATTTCCCCTATCTCAGCTACGAGCAAGGTATTCACAACTCCTTCTACTTTGCTGAAGAAATTCTAGCCCAGGAACACCATAAAAAATCGATTGTCGTATCTGACCGTGCCACACTCTTCAATCTCTTAATCGGTCTGGATGGCTATACAATCGCAACAGGTATCCTCAATTCAAATCTTAATGGAGATAATATTGTATCAATTCCTCTGGAATTTGATGATGAAATCGAATTGGTCTATATCCAACACGAAAAGGCATTGCTGTCCGACATGGGAGAAAAATTCATCGATTACCTACTTGAAGAGGTAAAATTCGACAAAAAATAA
- a CDS encoding glucose-1-phosphate adenylyltransferase has protein sequence MAQNKMLAMILAGGRGTRLEGLTKKVAKPAVAFGGKYRIIDFPLSNCANSGIDIVGVLTQYEPVLLNSYVAQSQRWGLDVQGSGVFVLPPSEKIEGFGLYKGTADAITQNIDFIDLHDPEYVLILSGDHIYKMNYDKLLDTHIQKKADATIAVIEVPIKEASRFGIMNTDEDYRIEEFEEKPENPKSNLASMGIYIFTWKTLKKYLQEDDKLDTSSHDFGHDIIPKYLEDGRTLIAHPFRGYWKDVGTVNSLWESNMDLIDHAGDLDLSDRSWRIYSEDKGSPAQVIGATATVKSAYIDKGAVIDGTVEHSVISTDVQVNQNAVVKNSVVLPGAIIGEGVELDYVIVAENIKIADGVKLTGDIDHILLIDKNVTK, from the coding sequence ATGGCTCAAAATAAAATGTTAGCTATGATTCTTGCTGGTGGACGTGGAACACGTCTAGAAGGGTTGACAAAAAAAGTCGCCAAACCAGCGGTCGCATTTGGCGGAAAGTACCGCATTATTGACTTTCCTCTCAGTAACTGTGCCAACTCAGGTATTGATATTGTCGGAGTTTTGACTCAGTATGAGCCTGTTCTCTTGAACTCATACGTTGCACAGTCTCAACGTTGGGGGCTTGATGTACAAGGATCTGGTGTCTTTGTATTACCACCGAGTGAAAAAATCGAAGGTTTCGGACTTTACAAAGGTACAGCCGACGCTATTACACAGAACATTGATTTCATTGATCTTCACGATCCTGAGTACGTATTGATTTTGTCTGGTGACCACATCTATAAGATGAACTACGACAAACTCCTTGATACACATATTCAGAAAAAAGCAGATGCCACGATTGCGGTTATCGAAGTTCCGATCAAAGAAGCTTCACGTTTTGGTATCATGAATACGGACGAAGATTACCGTATTGAAGAATTTGAAGAAAAACCAGAAAATCCTAAGAGCAATTTAGCATCAATGGGTATCTATATCTTCACTTGGAAGACCTTGAAAAAGTACCTTCAAGAAGATGACAAATTGGACACTTCATCTCACGATTTTGGGCACGACATCATTCCGAAATACTTAGAAGATGGCCGCACTCTCATTGCCCATCCATTCCGTGGTTATTGGAAAGACGTAGGTACCGTTAACAGCCTCTGGGAATCCAATATGGACTTGATTGATCACGCGGGAGATTTGGACCTTTCTGACCGCTCATGGAGAATTTACTCAGAAGACAAGGGCTCACCTGCTCAGGTGATTGGTGCGACTGCAACTGTTAAATCTGCCTATATTGATAAAGGGGCAGTTATTGATGGTACAGTAGAACATTCTGTTATTTCAACAGATGTACAGGTCAACCAAAATGCCGTAGTAAAAAATTCTGTCGTCCTGCCTGGTGCTATTATCGGCGAAGGTGTTGAACTTGACTACGTCATCGTCGCTGAAAATATTAAAATTGCCGACGGAGTTAAACTCACAGGAGACATCGACCATATCCTCTTGATTGACAAGAATGTGACCAAGTAA
- the glgD gene encoding glucose-1-phosphate adenylyltransferase subunit GlgD: MLRNTLGIVNIEGNNVHFGDVMKHRGVQAFGFLGRYRLIDFALSNMSNSGITEFQVYMPAEMRSTIQHVGTGKHYNINSKRGTLRLLNSATDPNSVYRHDINAFTENIHYIEKSTKDYVLVAPSYFIYSQDFSKVMDDHIATDADITVLYKNVSDAKENFIGCQTLKFGEDRRVVAFEENHGKYKNRPVSLEAYIMKRTTFIDLIKRANKVSSLYWLKDILRDTVDQYKIMGYAHRDYVACINTTASYFNTQIELIDQDTRKLLFKHDWPIHTQTSDSSPCLYGPLAEVKRSLISNGANINGQVENSVIDRDVIIEEGVVIKNSIILNGVTIKSGANIENAIIDKATKIIHPIDIKGSETSPSYLKPHQII, from the coding sequence ATGCTAAGAAATACTCTCGGAATTGTAAATATTGAAGGAAACAACGTACATTTTGGTGACGTGATGAAGCACCGTGGCGTACAAGCTTTCGGTTTCTTAGGTCGTTATCGCCTAATTGACTTTGCTCTATCCAATATGTCAAACTCTGGAATTACAGAATTCCAAGTATACATGCCTGCCGAAATGCGTTCAACAATTCAGCACGTTGGTACAGGGAAACACTATAACATCAACAGCAAACGCGGTACCCTTCGCTTGCTCAATAGCGCAACAGACCCAAATAGTGTCTATCGTCACGATATTAATGCCTTCACAGAAAACATCCACTACATCGAAAAGTCTACAAAAGATTATGTGCTAGTTGCTCCATCTTACTTCATCTATAGCCAGGATTTTTCAAAAGTCATGGATGACCATATTGCAACGGATGCTGATATTACCGTTCTTTATAAAAACGTTTCAGATGCTAAAGAAAATTTCATCGGCTGCCAAACTCTCAAATTTGGTGAAGACCGTCGTGTCGTAGCTTTTGAGGAAAACCACGGTAAATATAAAAACCGTCCCGTTTCCCTTGAAGCCTACATTATGAAACGGACTACATTTATCGACTTGATTAAACGTGCTAACAAAGTGTCATCTCTCTACTGGTTAAAAGATATTTTACGTGATACAGTTGACCAGTACAAGATTATGGGCTATGCACATCGTGATTATGTCGCATGTATCAATACGACAGCTTCTTACTTCAATACTCAAATTGAATTGATTGACCAAGATACCCGCAAACTCCTCTTCAAACATGATTGGCCAATCCATACCCAAACAAGTGATAGCTCACCATGTTTGTATGGTCCATTGGCAGAGGTCAAACGTAGCCTAATTTCAAATGGAGCGAACATCAATGGTCAAGTCGAAAATTCAGTCATTGACCGCGATGTTATCATTGAAGAAGGTGTTGTTATCAAAAACTCAATCATTCTCAATGGCGTGACAATCAAGAGTGGGGCGAATATTGAAAATGCAATTATCGATAAAGCAACTAAAATTATTCACCCAATTGACATCAAGGGAAGCGAAACTTCGCCTTCATACTTGAAACCACACCAAATCATTTAG
- the glgA gene encoding glycogen synthase GlgA, with product MTKKSVLFVASEGLPFIKTGGLADVIGSLPKELVKQGLDVRVVLPLYKKIAINNHADFDYVSSFDVRAGDIQSMANVYSQVVDGVTFYFIEHRDFFERDELYGYDDDAMRFGYFQHATCRLLEALHFFPDVMHTHDWHTAALPFLCRTFYSYREEFRNIKHVFTIHNLAFQGIFHKQALWSALGMDYSYYLDGIARFHDECISFMKLGILYADKVTTVSETYAREILTEEFGENMQHVLELRKYDLVGIVNGIDYDSWDSQTDQYLVRNYSLETIESKKANKLALQAQFALPQDENVLLIGIVSRLTWQKGFYLLTEVLGHLLQAHVQFVILGNGEEDIENAFNHFKHAYPDKFAFYRGYNEPLAHQIYAASDLFLMPSMFEPCGISQLISMHYGTLPLVRETGGLVDTVAPYNMSTKEGTGFSFGGRDAYNMRQVYDLALQTYYDRPDDWYAMVEQAMKRDFSWTASAEKYIWLYREISG from the coding sequence ATGACAAAAAAATCTGTTCTCTTTGTAGCATCTGAAGGACTTCCATTCATCAAGACTGGTGGTTTGGCCGATGTAATCGGTTCCTTACCTAAAGAATTGGTAAAACAGGGGTTGGACGTCCGAGTGGTACTTCCTCTCTATAAGAAAATTGCTATCAATAACCATGCTGATTTCGATTACGTATCAAGTTTTGATGTGCGGGCTGGCGACATCCAATCTATGGCAAATGTTTACAGTCAGGTTGTTGATGGAGTAACATTCTATTTTATTGAGCACCGCGATTTCTTTGAACGCGATGAACTATATGGATATGACGATGATGCCATGCGTTTTGGCTATTTCCAACATGCTACATGTCGTCTGTTAGAAGCACTTCATTTCTTCCCGGATGTCATGCACACACATGACTGGCACACTGCTGCCCTTCCATTCCTTTGCCGTACTTTCTATAGCTACCGCGAAGAATTCCGCAATATCAAGCATGTATTCACTATTCATAACTTGGCTTTTCAGGGAATTTTCCACAAACAAGCACTTTGGTCAGCGCTTGGCATGGACTATAGCTACTATTTGGATGGTATTGCACGTTTTCATGATGAATGTATCAGCTTCATGAAGCTTGGTATCCTATACGCTGACAAGGTTACTACAGTTTCTGAAACTTATGCTCGCGAAATCCTAACGGAAGAATTCGGCGAAAACATGCAGCATGTACTAGAGTTGCGCAAATATGACTTGGTTGGTATTGTCAATGGTATCGACTATGACAGTTGGGATAGTCAAACAGATCAGTACCTTGTGAGAAATTATAGTCTTGAAACGATTGAAAGTAAAAAGGCTAATAAACTGGCCCTGCAAGCACAATTTGCCCTTCCACAAGATGAGAATGTCCTATTGATAGGTATCGTCTCTCGTTTGACATGGCAAAAAGGGTTCTACCTCTTGACCGAGGTACTTGGCCATCTTCTTCAAGCCCATGTCCAATTTGTTATCTTAGGCAATGGTGAGGAAGACATTGAAAATGCCTTTAATCACTTTAAACATGCTTATCCTGATAAATTTGCATTCTACCGTGGTTACAATGAACCACTTGCCCATCAAATTTATGCAGCAAGTGATCTCTTCCTCATGCCTTCTATGTTTGAACCATGCGGCATTAGCCAGTTGATTTCAATGCACTACGGAACACTCCCTCTAGTGCGTGAAACAGGTGGCTTGGTTGATACTGTAGCACCATACAATATGTCTACCAAAGAAGGAACTGGTTTTAGCTTTGGAGGGCGTGACGCTTACAATATGCGACAAGTCTATGATTTAGCCCTTCAAACCTACTATGACCGTCCCGATGACTGGTATGCCATGGTTGAACAAGCTATGAAGCGTGATTTTAGTTGGACAGCTTCAGCAGAGAAATACATCTGGCTATACCGGGAAATTAGTGGTTAG